A DNA window from Microcystis aeruginosa NIES-843 contains the following coding sequences:
- a CDS encoding UDP-glucuronic acid decarboxylase family protein, translated as MRILVTGGAGFIGSHLIDRLMEQGHEVICLDNFYTGVRRNIVKWLGNPYFELIRHDITEPIRLEVDQIYHLACPASPIHYQYNPVKTIKTNVLGTMYMLGLAKRVKARFLLASTSEVYGDPDVHPQTEEYRGNVNCIGPRSCYDEGKRVAETLAFEYYREHKVDIRVARIFNTYGPRMLENDGRVVSNFVVQALRGEPLTVYGEGSQTRSFCYVSDLVEGLMRLMNGDFIGPVNLGNPDEYTILELAQVIQGMINPEAELVYKPLPEDDPKQRQPDITRAKTYLDWSPTIPLSQGLKMTIEDFRSRLS; from the coding sequence ATGAGAATCCTAGTTACAGGCGGTGCAGGTTTTATTGGTTCCCATCTAATCGATCGCTTGATGGAACAGGGTCATGAAGTGATCTGTCTGGATAACTTCTACACGGGGGTGCGCCGAAATATCGTTAAATGGCTAGGAAATCCTTATTTTGAGCTAATTCGTCACGATATCACCGAGCCGATCCGTTTGGAGGTGGATCAGATCTATCACCTAGCCTGTCCTGCTTCCCCAATTCACTATCAATATAATCCCGTAAAAACGATTAAAACCAATGTTTTAGGGACTATGTATATGCTGGGCCTAGCTAAAAGGGTAAAAGCGCGATTTTTGCTCGCTTCTACCTCGGAAGTCTATGGCGATCCCGATGTGCATCCGCAAACGGAAGAATATCGAGGTAATGTCAACTGCATCGGACCGCGTTCCTGTTATGACGAGGGTAAACGGGTAGCGGAAACCCTGGCTTTTGAGTATTATCGGGAGCATAAAGTCGATATCCGGGTGGCTCGGATTTTCAACACCTACGGCCCGCGAATGTTGGAAAACGATGGACGAGTGGTGAGTAATTTCGTGGTCCAAGCTTTGCGAGGTGAACCCTTAACGGTGTATGGTGAAGGTTCCCAAACCCGCAGTTTTTGCTATGTTTCTGACCTGGTGGAAGGGTTAATGCGTTTGATGAATGGAGACTTTATCGGGCCGGTTAATTTAGGCAATCCCGACGAATACACAATTTTGGAATTAGCGCAAGTCATCCAAGGCATGATTAATCCCGAGGCCGAATTGGTCTATAAACCACTGCCGGAAGATGATCCCAAGCAAAGACAACCGGATATCACTCGTGCTAAAACTTATCTGGATTGGAGTCCAACTATTCCTCTAAGTCAGGGTTTAAAAATGACGATCGAGGATTTCCGTTCTCGTCTAAGCTAA
- a CDS encoding UDP-glucose dehydrogenase family protein → MRVCVIGTGYVGLVTGVCLAHIGHHVICIDNNEEKVKLMKSGQSPIYEPGLSELMQSSAASGNLEFSTDLEAGVKHGEILFIAVGTPALPTGESDTRYVEAVARGIGAHLNGGYKVIVNKSTVPIGSGDWVRMIVLDGVAERQKNLVAAGGGISTLERIEAEFDVVSNPEFLREGSAVYDTFNPDRIVLGSNNPKAIEMMKELYAPLIERQFAEDTSLPPVPVVVTDLSSAEMIKYAANAFLATKISFINEVANICDRVGADVTQVAKGIGLDSRIGSKFLSAGIGWGGSCFPKDVSALVHTAEDYGYETELLNAAINVNKRQRTIAIEKLQQELKILKGKTVGLLGLTFKPDTDDMRDAPALTMIEQLNRLGAKVKAYDPIVSQSGLSHGLSGVIIESDPERLADGCDALVVVTEWQEFLRLDYGKMVKTMREPVLIDGRNFLDPAVVTAAGFRYLGIGR, encoded by the coding sequence ATGCGTGTTTGTGTTATCGGAACGGGTTATGTGGGTTTAGTCACCGGGGTGTGCCTAGCACATATCGGCCATCATGTTATCTGTATTGATAACAACGAAGAAAAAGTCAAATTGATGAAATCGGGACAATCCCCCATCTATGAACCGGGGTTATCGGAATTAATGCAGTCTTCGGCAGCCTCTGGCAATCTGGAATTTTCCACAGACCTAGAAGCGGGAGTTAAACACGGCGAAATCCTCTTTATCGCTGTTGGTACACCAGCACTACCGACTGGGGAAAGTGACACCCGTTATGTGGAAGCGGTGGCCCGGGGTATTGGGGCCCATCTCAACGGTGGTTATAAAGTAATCGTCAATAAATCTACCGTTCCCATCGGTTCTGGCGATTGGGTACGGATGATCGTCCTCGATGGCGTGGCCGAGAGACAAAAAAATCTCGTGGCCGCTGGGGGCGGTATTAGTACATTAGAACGTATTGAAGCGGAATTCGATGTGGTCAGTAATCCCGAATTTTTACGGGAAGGTTCGGCGGTTTATGATACTTTTAACCCCGATCGCATTGTTTTAGGCAGTAATAACCCGAAAGCAATCGAAATGATGAAGGAATTGTACGCGCCTTTGATTGAACGCCAATTCGCTGAGGATACCTCCTTGCCTCCCGTTCCCGTGGTGGTTACGGATCTCAGTTCGGCGGAAATGATTAAATACGCCGCTAATGCCTTCCTAGCCACCAAAATTAGCTTTATTAACGAAGTAGCTAACATCTGCGATCGCGTGGGAGCCGATGTCACCCAAGTGGCTAAAGGTATCGGTTTAGATTCCCGTATCGGTAGCAAATTCCTCTCGGCCGGGATCGGTTGGGGGGGTTCCTGTTTCCCCAAAGATGTGTCGGCTTTGGTACATACCGCAGAAGACTACGGTTACGAAACGGAATTACTCAACGCCGCTATCAATGTTAACAAACGTCAACGGACAATTGCGATCGAAAAACTGCAACAGGAATTAAAAATCCTCAAGGGTAAAACCGTCGGTTTGTTGGGATTAACTTTTAAACCCGATACCGATGATATGCGCGATGCCCCGGCTTTAACTATGATCGAACAGTTAAATCGTTTAGGTGCTAAGGTAAAAGCTTACGATCCGATCGTTTCCCAAAGTGGTTTAAGTCACGGTCTCAGTGGTGTGATTATCGAATCGGATCCGGAAAGATTGGCCGATGGTTGTGACGCTTTGGTGGTGGTGACGGAATGGCAAGAATTTCTCCGTCTTGACTACGGCAAAATGGTTAAAACCATGCGCGAACCCGTGTTAATTGATGGTCGCAATTTCCTCGATCCTGCGGTGGTGACAGCAGCCGGTTTCCGTTACCTGGGGATTGGACGTTAA
- a CDS encoding Mo-dependent nitrogenase C-terminal domain-containing protein encodes MVSSVQYRYTNEQVRDWLRGLLTIAWSDGDYSTSEQESIARFAHELELDDDHVLYQSISPEELAASFGHDPKISENFLRTAVMVAIADGIYSPAEAQLLRSYRDAFGLEIEALSALEHTICEIPEITTEANKSEFISAEHPHPDLLHPLKDWLDGVEMHDPRLARFICKMVPPQCPFERDIVLFGHKLVHIPPLCKLNPLYEQLVGLRFRALSYLADDCQEDISEYI; translated from the coding sequence ATGGTTAGCTCTGTTCAATACCGCTACACTAACGAACAAGTTAGGGACTGGTTACGGGGATTACTGACAATTGCCTGGTCTGATGGGGATTATAGCACCAGCGAACAGGAATCGATCGCCCGTTTCGCTCACGAATTAGAATTAGATGACGACCACGTTCTCTATCAATCGATTAGTCCCGAAGAATTGGCCGCAAGTTTCGGTCATGACCCCAAAATATCAGAAAACTTCCTCCGCACGGCGGTCATGGTAGCGATCGCCGACGGCATTTATTCCCCCGCAGAAGCGCAATTACTGCGTAGTTATCGGGATGCTTTCGGGTTAGAAATCGAGGCCCTGTCAGCTTTAGAACATACTATCTGTGAAATTCCCGAAATTACCACAGAAGCGAATAAATCCGAGTTTATCAGCGCCGAACATCCCCACCCGGATCTGCTTCATCCCCTCAAAGATTGGTTAGATGGGGTAGAAATGCACGATCCGCGCTTGGCCCGGTTTATCTGCAAAATGGTGCCGCCTCAATGTCCTTTTGAACGCGATATCGTGCTGTTTGGTCATAAATTAGTCCATATTCCGCCTCTGTGCAAGTTAAATCCTCTCTACGAGCAATTAGTCGGGTTACGCTTCCGCGCCCTTTCATACTTAGCCGATGATTGTCAAGAAGATATTTCTGAGTATATTTAG
- a CDS encoding SulP family inorganic anion transporter encodes MSKNSRRVDFPDLPGLKNLRSYQWQWLGRDILAGVTVAAYAIPQCMAYGDLAGVDPVVGLWTLVPAALVYALFGSSSQLSLGPESTTAVMTAAAIAPMVSLQGENYGSLAAFLALMVGLICLVGYIARLGFLANLLSKPILIGYMAGVAVIMIAGQLGKISGLSIGENTVFKEILAFFRGINQWHWPTLSLALLLLLFLFVIQKYFPKAPGPLLAVLLGTLAVATLHLDGEGVAVVGKISNTLPNFGLPTLDFSQLLPLVTAAVGIALVGYSDNVLTARAFAARHNQEIDANQEFLALGLGNLAAGFCQGFPISSSASRTAVGDSVGSKSQLYSLVVAVVVVAVIFLLGPVLALFPKAALGALVIYAACKLVDIAGAKRLKSFRNSEFNLAVLTMVGVLTTGILSGVAIAIGLSVIDLLARITRPDDAVLGTVPGVMGLHALQDWPEAQTIPGLVIYRYDAPLFFANAADFKRRALSAIARETKPVEWFVLNTEALGELDSTAVEILEELAAELSRRGIVFALARVKHDLYLQLQLSRLLDKVSEERIYYTLPAAIEAFKNR; translated from the coding sequence ATGAGTAAAAACTCCCGACGAGTCGATTTTCCTGATTTACCCGGGCTAAAAAACCTGCGCTCCTATCAATGGCAGTGGCTGGGCCGAGATATACTCGCCGGTGTCACCGTGGCGGCCTACGCTATTCCCCAGTGTATGGCTTACGGGGACCTGGCCGGGGTCGATCCCGTGGTGGGATTGTGGACTCTCGTGCCAGCCGCCCTAGTTTACGCCCTTTTCGGCTCCTCATCGCAACTATCCCTCGGACCAGAATCGACCACGGCAGTGATGACGGCGGCAGCGATCGCACCGATGGTGAGCCTTCAAGGAGAAAATTACGGCAGTTTAGCGGCTTTTTTAGCCCTAATGGTCGGTTTAATCTGTTTAGTTGGTTATATCGCTCGCTTGGGATTTTTAGCTAATTTACTCTCCAAACCGATCCTGATCGGTTATATGGCGGGAGTGGCGGTGATCATGATTGCCGGACAACTGGGTAAAATTAGTGGTTTGTCAATCGGTGAAAATACGGTTTTTAAAGAAATTTTAGCTTTTTTTCGGGGAATAAACCAATGGCACTGGCCAACCCTTAGCCTCGCTCTATTGCTGCTACTATTTCTATTTGTCATCCAAAAATATTTTCCCAAAGCACCGGGTCCCTTGCTGGCGGTTTTACTGGGAACCCTCGCCGTCGCCACCCTCCATCTCGATGGAGAGGGGGTGGCAGTAGTGGGGAAAATTAGCAATACTTTGCCGAATTTTGGCTTACCAACCCTAGATTTTTCCCAATTACTACCCCTAGTAACCGCAGCCGTCGGCATTGCCCTGGTGGGCTATTCCGATAACGTCTTGACCGCCAGAGCCTTCGCCGCACGTCATAACCAAGAAATCGATGCCAATCAAGAATTTTTAGCCCTAGGACTGGGGAATCTGGCGGCGGGTTTTTGTCAGGGATTTCCCATCAGCAGCAGCGCCAGTCGCACCGCGGTGGGCGATTCGGTGGGCAGTAAAAGTCAACTTTACTCCCTGGTGGTGGCAGTGGTGGTGGTGGCGGTCATTTTCCTGCTCGGTCCAGTACTGGCACTCTTTCCGAAGGCTGCCTTGGGTGCGCTGGTGATTTATGCGGCCTGTAAACTGGTGGATATTGCTGGCGCTAAACGACTAAAAAGCTTTCGCAATAGTGAGTTTAATCTCGCTGTCCTGACCATGGTGGGGGTGCTAACCACGGGGATTTTAAGCGGGGTTGCCATCGCCATCGGTCTCTCGGTTATCGATTTATTGGCCCGCATTACTCGGCCCGATGATGCGGTCTTGGGTACGGTTCCGGGGGTGATGGGTTTACACGCGCTCCAGGATTGGCCGGAAGCGCAAACAATACCGGGTTTAGTTATCTATCGTTACGATGCCCCCTTATTTTTTGCTAATGCGGCCGACTTTAAACGTCGCGCCCTCAGCGCCATTGCCCGGGAGACAAAACCGGTAGAATGGTTTGTCTTGAATACGGAGGCCCTTGGGGAATTGGATAGTACAGCAGTGGAGATTCTTGAGGAATTAGCGGCAGAATTATCAAGACGGGGTATAGTTTTTGCCCTCGCTAGGGTTAAACACGATCTGTACTTACAATTGCAACTTTCTCGCTTGTTAGATAAAGTTAGCGAGGAGAGAATTTACTATACTTTGCCGGCGGCGATCGAAGCTTTTAAAAATCGTTAA
- a CDS encoding DUF433 domain-containing protein — MAKYSPLIHVSPETMSGVPVFSGTRVPIQTLFDYLKAGESIDDFLEGFPTVTREQVISLLAEFEKELIDRVA, encoded by the coding sequence ATGGCTAAATATTCGCCTCTTATCCATGTATCTCCTGAAACTATGAGTGGTGTTCCTGTTTTTTCAGGTACTAGAGTTCCGATACAAACACTTTTTGATTATCTTAAAGCAGGAGAATCAATTGATGATTTTTTAGAGGGTTTTCCAACGGTAACAAGAGAACAAGTTATTAGCTTACTTGCAGAATTTGAAAAAGAGCTTATTGATAGGGTAGCGTGA
- a CDS encoding DUF5615 family PIN-like protein: MRLLLDECIDRRLMREFTGYNIKTVPQMGWTGIKNGQLLGLASQEFDIFITVDKNLPFEQNLPQFNLAIIILQSQSNRLADLKPLVPKVLEVLATVTKGTATVVSL; the protein is encoded by the coding sequence ATGAGGCTTCTTTTAGATGAATGTATTGACCGAAGATTAATGAGGGAGTTTACAGGTTATAATATCAAAACTGTTCCGCAAATGGGATGGACTGGGATCAAGAATGGTCAACTGTTAGGTTTAGCTTCACAAGAATTTGATATTTTTATTACAGTGGATAAGAATTTGCCGTTTGAGCAAAATTTACCGCAGTTTAATCTAGCTATTATTATTTTACAATCACAATCAAATCGTTTGGCTGATTTAAAGCCTTTGGTCCCTAAAGTTTTAGAAGTTTTGGCAACAGTAACAAAAGGAACAGCAACAGTAGTAAGTTTATAA
- a CDS encoding Uma2 family endonuclease has protein sequence MTTLDILPEVTCPPTDLWSDEPPLESDLHLQQIIILLSCLELLWQEKNDYYASGNLTIYYNEEQLKKRDFCGPDFFVVLDTEKRPRKSWVVWGEQGKYPNVIVEIISDSTANIDRTKKKILYQNTFRTPNYFWFDPNTLELQGFTILEGQYQAISPNDQGYLWSEQLGLYLGIFDRKLRYFTADGQLVPTPQEAELQQRQAKEQILLEREQILLEKEQERQAKEQAFLEKEQERQAKEQERQAKERLAAKLRELGINPETI, from the coding sequence ATGACAACTCTCGACATTTTACCAGAAGTTACCTGTCCCCCCACGGATTTATGGAGTGATGAACCACCCTTGGAAAGTGATTTACACCTGCAACAGATCATAATTCTTCTCAGTTGTCTAGAATTGTTATGGCAAGAGAAAAACGATTACTACGCTTCCGGTAATCTGACTATCTACTATAACGAAGAACAACTGAAAAAGCGCGATTTCTGTGGTCCAGATTTTTTTGTGGTTTTAGATACAGAAAAACGTCCCCGCAAAAGTTGGGTGGTTTGGGGAGAACAGGGTAAATATCCCAATGTAATCGTCGAGATTATTTCCGATTCTACGGCCAATATTGACCGCACTAAAAAGAAAATTCTCTACCAAAATACTTTTCGCACTCCTAATTATTTTTGGTTCGATCCCAATACCTTAGAATTGCAAGGATTTACGATACTTGAGGGACAATATCAAGCTATTTCTCCGAATGACCAGGGTTATCTATGGAGTGAACAGTTAGGATTATATTTAGGAATATTTGACCGTAAACTGCGTTATTTTACCGCCGATGGTCAACTGGTTCCCACTCCCCAAGAAGCTGAATTACAGCAAAGACAAGCAAAGGAACAGATTCTTTTAGAAAGGGAACAGATTCTTTTAGAAAAGGAACAAGAACGACAGGCAAAAGAACAGGCTTTTTTAGAAAAAGAACAAGAACGACAGGCAAAAGAACAAGAACGACAAGCTAAGGAAAGATTAGCGGCAAAATTACGAGAATTAGGCATCAATCCTGAGACAATTTAG